The Falco rusticolus isolate bFalRus1 chromosome 5, bFalRus1.pri, whole genome shotgun sequence genome has a segment encoding these proteins:
- the NDUFA9 gene encoding NADH dehydrogenase [ubiquinone] 1 alpha subcomplex subunit 9, mitochondrial, whose protein sequence is MAAVARCSRAARGLLSPRAGPGISVLAAAPSVLQPRRRVHHAAIPRGRSGRSSVSGIVATVFGATGFLGRYVVNRLGRIGSQVIIPYRCDQYDLMYLRPMGDLGQLLFLEWDCKDKDSIRRAMEHSNVVINLVGKEWETRNFSFEDEFVNIPTSIAQIAREAGVETLVHISHLNANMRSPSKYLRNKAVGEKAVREEFPDAIILKPSEMFGREDRFLNHYANMRWFGGVPLISLGKKTVKQPVYVVDVAKAIINVIKDPDAKGKTYALAGPNRYLLHDMVEYIYAVCFRTFLPYPLPRPLYHLVARFFEINPFEPWLTRDKVDRFHTTDMKFPDLPGLEDLGIQPTPLEQKAIEVLRRHRRYRWLDAELEEAKPAKTYPM, encoded by the exons ATGGCGGCTGTGGCTCGCTGCTCACGGGCTGCCCGCGGCCTCCTGTCGCCAAGGGCAG GCCCTGGCATTTCTGTGCTAGCTGCAGCACCATCTGTGTTGCAGCCGCGCCGCCGAGTTCATCATGCAGCGATCCCTCGTGGAAGAAGTGGACGATCCTCTGTTAGTGGCATTGTGGCCACTGTCTTTGGGGCTACAGGTTTCCTAGGACGATATGTTGTCAACCGTTTAG GTCGCATTGGATCTCAAGTAATCATACCCTATCGCTGTGATCAGTATGACCTCATGTATCTGCGGCCGATGGGTGACCTGGGGCAACTTCTCTTCTTA GAGTGGGACTGTAAGGACAAAGACTCTATCCGAAGAGCCATGGAACACAGCAATGTGGTCATTAATCTTGTTGGAAAGGAATGGGAAACAAG AAACTTCAGTTTTGAAGATGAATTTGTAAATATTCCTACAAGTATTGCACAGATAGCTAGGGAAGCTGGTGTGGAAACACTCGTTCATATCTCTCACCTGAATGCTAACATGAGAAGTCCTTCCAAATACCTCAGGAATAAA GCTGTTGGAGAGAAGGCAGTGAGGGAAGAATTTCCAGATGCTATAATTTTGAAGCCCTCGGAGATGTTTGGGAGAGAGGACCGATTTCTCAATCATTATGCCA acATGCGCTGGTTCGGTGGTGTGCCTCTTATTTCTCTGGGCAAGAAAACAGTGAAGCAACCAGTATAT GTGGTTGATGTAGCAAAAGCAATTATTAATGTAATTAAGGATCCTGATGCTAAAGGAAAAACATACGCCTTGGCTGG acctAACCGATACCTCCTGCATGACATGGTAGAATACATCTATGCAGTTTGCTTTCGAACCTTTCTTCCCTATCCACTTCCACGTCCTCTCTACCA TTTAGTTGCAAGATTCTTTGAGATTAATCCATTTGAGCCATGGTTAACACGAGACAAAGTGGACCGG tttcacaCAACAGACATGAAGTTTCCTGACCTTCCTGGTTTGGAAGACCTGGGTATTCAACCAACACCTCTAGAACAAAAAGCAATTGAAGTTCTGCGCCGTCACCGCAGATACCGCTGGCTGGATGCTGAGCTGGAGGAAGCAAAACCAGCTAAGACATATCCCATGTAA